The Streptomyces rimosus genomic interval CAAGCGGACTGACCGGCGTCAACCGCTCCGGACCGCGGGATCACGGCAGGTCACACGGTGTCCCTCCCCCTCACCACGCCACCGGAATCTCCGCCGCCATGATCGCCATGCGGTTCGGGTGCCAGGGAACCTCTTGCGGCGGCACCACCAGGTGGATGCCGGGCAGGCGGTCGAGGAGGACGCGGAAGGCGACCTCGGACTGGCGGCGGACCAGGTGGGCGCCGGGGCAGTGGTGGCGGCCGTAGCCGAAGCGCAGGTGGGGGTTGGGTGAGCGGGTGGGGTCGAAGGTCTTGGGGTCGGGGAACGCGGTCGAGTCGTAGTTGACCGCGTCCAGGGAGAGCAGGACCATGTCGCCCTTTTTGACCTGGGACGGGCCGATCCGCGCGTCGGCGGTGACAAAGCGGGGAATCGCGTTGCCCAGCACGACGCTGCACCGCAGCAGCTCCTCCACGCACTGCGGCATGGTCTCCGGCTCGGCGCGCACCGCGCTGATGGTCTCCGGGTGCTGGAGCAGGTTGTAGGCCGCGACGCCCAGGAAGCTCGCGAAGTCCTCGTAGCCGCTGACGAAGAGGACGGACACGATGTTCGACAGCTGCCGCTCCGTCAGCCCTTGGTGCGCGGCGTTGAGGTCGGCGAGGCGGTCCACGAGGCCTCGGGGCTCGCCGGGGCGGCGGGCCGTCATGTGCGCGGCCATGTAGGCGCGGATCTCCTCCCAGTTGCGGGCGAGTTCCTCGGGGGTGGGGGTGACCATGGTCAGGTCCAGGTCCGCCCGTACGGCGAGCCAGGCATGGTCCTCGAAGGGCACGCCGAGGAGGCGGCACATGCACTGGGCGGCGACCCACTCAGCGAAGTGGCGCTGGAGGTCGCCGGGGGCGCCTTCGCGGATCATCGCGTCCAGCCCTTCGCCGGTGACCCGCGCGACCCAGTCGGCGGGCAGGTCGGGCTGGTCGCGGCCGAGCGAGCGGAGCACTTCGGCACGCAGCCCGGCCTGCTGGAGGTGGTTCATGGCGTCGAGCAGTTCGGGCGCGAGGATCGGGGCGTCCTGGGCGGGGCTGTCCGCCTCGCCCAGCACGGAGCGGGCGAAGGCGCGGTCCCGCAGTACGTGCTGGGCGAGCCCGTAGTCGGTCACCAGCCACGCCTGTTCACCGGAGTTGGTGCTGACCCGGGCCACGGGGCAGCGGCTGCGCAGCTCGTCGAGTTCGGGGGCGAGCCGGTCCCCCTTGGTGCTGAAGGGGTAGTGCGGAAGGGGCTCGTCGTACGGGATCCCGTCGGGCGCGGGCGCCTGGGGCTGCGCGGTGTGGTTCTCGGCGGTCACGTGGTGCGGACCTCTTTCCTGGAATCGCTGGAGTCGCTGGAATCGCTGGGCTGGCTGGGGTCGTCGATGAGTGGCCGGCTGTACGGAGGGTTCACCAGCGCACGGGGAGCCGGGCCGGTGCGCGCAGTGGAGTGGACTCGTCCCAGGGGATGGTGTCCGCCGCGACGGCCAGTTCGATGCCGGGCAGCCGTTCCAGCAGTACCTGGATGGCGATACCGAGCTGCATACGGGTCAGGTGGCCGCCGGTGCAGGCGTGGGGGCCGTGCCCGAACGCGATGTGCGCGTTCGGAGTCCGCGTCAGGTCGAGGCGGTCGGGTTCGGCGAAGGCGTCCGGGTCGCGGTTGGCGGACGCCGGTACGGGCACGACCGCGTCCCCGGCCCTGATGTTCTGCCCGTGGAGGGTGAAGTCCTCGGTGGCGACGAGGATGTTGATGGCGTTCATCAGCGGGACGTACCGCAGCAGTTCCTCCACCGCGGCGCCGGTCCGCTCGGGCGCCTCGCGCAGCGCCTTCAGCTGCTCGGGGTGGGTGAGCAGCGCGAGCAGGGCGTTGCCGGTGTGCTGGATGTTGGTCTTGTAGCCGGCCATCAGCATGGTGACGACGAAGCTGACGACGTCGTCGCGGGTGATCTCGCTGTCCGGCCGGCGTGCCTCCGCCAGCAGCAGCCGGATGTAGTCCTCGTCCTCGCCGTCCGTCTTCTCCTTACGGGAGATGAGGTCGTCCGCATAGTCCTGCAGCGCGTACAGGGCCGCGAGTACCTCCTCCATCGTGAGGCCGGACGCGCCCAGGAGCGCGAGGGTGTGCGGCAGGTAGGTCTCGCGGTCCTCGTACGGCAGGCCGACGGTCGCGCACAGCACCCGCAGCGGCAGCGGCTCGGCGTAGGAGGCGACGAGATCCGCCACTCCCCCGTCGGCCCCGGCCACCATCGTGTCGAGGAGTTCCTCCGCCATCGCCCGGACGCGGGGCTCCATGAAGGCGAGCCGCCGCCTGCCGAACAGCGGCAGTACGGTGCGGCGCACGCGTTCGTGGTGGGCGCCGGTCATCTCCAGGAAGGTGGGCAGGCACGGCGGCGGGGCGTCGCTTCCCTCGCGGGGCGGCCAGGCCGACAGCAGCGGCCGTACGAGCCGGGGGTCGGCGAACGCGGCGCGGGCGTCCTCGTAGCGGCTGATCAGCCAGCCCGTCTCGCCGTTGGGCAGCTGCGCCTTGACCACGGGCGCCTCGGTCCGCAGCCGGGCGTAGGCGCACGGCGGCCCCGCGGTACCGGGCTCGACCTCCGGGACCGGTATGAGGGCTTCGGGGTGGCTCATGCGGTGTGCTCCGATCCCGGCGTGGCGGTGTGGGACGTGGCGTACGACTTGCCGTGGACCGGTGCGGGCTCCGGGCGCGTGAGGTAGCCGGAGGTGAAGAAGTACTCCAGGTACCGGTCCAGGAGTGTGGCGTCGACCGGTGGGCAGTGCAGTCCGCTGCCGGCCAGCGCCTCTTCGGCGTTGCGCCGCCCCAGGACGGGGAAGGTGCCCGCGAGGTACATCTCCTTGACGGACATGTCGGCGTTGCGGCTGCGGTCCACGCACAAGGACACGAACGGCGCCGTGGCGCTCGTCGGGTTCTCCGCGACGTGCCGCACCAGCTCACCGACCCACTGGTCGTACGGCATCACGCGCAGGCTGAAGCCCGCGGCGCGCATCCGGTCGAGGACGTCGGACAGCATGGCCGGGCGGGGGTTGGTCAGGTGGTAGACCCGGCCGTCGGCGAGGCGGTGGGTGGCGATGTGCACCACGGACTCGGCGAGGTGGTCGACGGGCACGAAGTCCATCGGCAGCTCGATGTCGGGGGCCATCCCGGTCTCCGCGATCATCTTGATCAGCGAGCAGATGGCCGTCTCGGTGTTGCACGCGCCGTGCGTACGGTCGCCCGTCACCTCGTACGGCCGGTACACGGCCACCGGCAGCCCCTGCGCCGACGCGTGGCGCAGCACTCCTTCGCCGACCCACTTGCTCTCCGCGTAGCCCATGGTCAGCCCGTCCGCGTGGGCGAGCGGCAGGTCCTCGTCCACCTCGCCCACCCCGGCGGTGCCGAAGCCGGCGACGACGGCGACGGTCGAGATGAAGTGCACCGGCACCCGGCGGGGCGCCGCGATCCGGATGACCTCGCGGGTGCCGTCGACGTTGGCGGGGCGCAGTTCCTCGTAGGGGTAGAGGAAGTTGACCCGCGCGCCGTTGTGCAGGACCAGGTCCAGGTCGCGGGACAGGGCTTCGGCGTGGCCGGCGTCGAGACCGAGCCGCGGCTGGGTCAGGTCGCCGGGGAAGCACTCCACGCGCTGCCAGTCGGCCTCGTCGAGGTGCAGTCCGTAGCGGGCGAGCGCGGTGTGTACCCGCTGCCGGGCGTGGGCCGGGGTCGTCGCCCGTACGGGGCAGTGGACGCGGGCGTCCGTGGAGCGCAGCAGTTGGTGCAGCAGGAAGCCGCCGACGAATCCCGAAGCGCCGGTGAGCAGGACGTTCTTCGGGTCGTGCGGGTGCGGTGCCGGGCCGTGGGCGGGCGGGAGGGCGAAACCGAGTTCGCATTCGCGGGCGAAGTCGACGGCCGGCTGCCCGTCCGCCTTCCCACCGGAGCCGCCCCGGGCCTCGTCCACGGCGGTGGCGAAGCTTTCGAGTGTGGGCGCGGCCAGCAGGGCCCTGATGAGCGAGGAGCCGAGGGCGGCGTCGATGCCGAGCACGGCGAGGGTGCGGGTGACGGTCTCCGAGGCGAGCAGGGAGTCGCCGCCGAGGACGAAGAAGTCGTCCTGGGGCGTGGGCCGGACGCGCAGCACCCGCTGCCACACTTCGGTCAGGACGCCGAGCAGGCCGTCGGCCTTCGGCTCGTCCGTGGCCTGCGCCGCCGCGGGGACCGGGCGTGGCGCGGCGGATTTCAGCCGGGCGCGGTCGACCTTTCCGCCGCTGGTGACCGGGAAGCGGTCCAGGGGCACCAGCTCGGGGACGGCCTGCGCGGGCAGCCACTGGGCGCAGTATGCGCGCAAGGCGGACAGCGGCAGCAGGCCGCCGGGGGCAGTGGCGGTGAGGTACGCGGTCAGGGAACCGGCTTCGGCTTCGACGACCGCTTCACCGACCTCGGGGTGGGCTCGTAATCGGGCTTCGATTTCGTCGAGTTCGATGCGTACGCCGCGCAGCTTGACCTGGCGGTCGCACCGGCCGCGGTACTCCAGCTGCCCGTCGGCGTGCCGTACGGCCCGGTCGCCGGTGCGGTACAGCAGGCCGTCCGGCTCCACGGCGGGCAGGGATATGAACCGTTCGGCGGTGAGCTTCGGGTCGCCTAGGTAGCCCAGGGCCAGCCCGTCCCCGCCCACGTACAGCTCCCCCTCCTCCCCCGGCCGCGCGAGCGAGCCGTCGGGGCACACGACGTGGCAGGTGGAGGCGCCGAAGGGGCGGCCCAGGGGGACGTGCGCGGCGTCGTCGGGAAGGGGGGCGAGCACGTGGGCGGTGGAGACGACGGCGTTCTCGGTCGGTCCGTAGAAGTTGACCACGGTGGTGCCGGGGCAGGCCGCGAGGACGGCGTTCGCCAGGCGCGGGTCCATCGCCTCGCCGCCCGCGGAGACGAAGCGCAGCCGGGCCAGCGCCTCGGGGCGGGTGCGGGCCACGAGGTGGAAGACGCTCGTCGTCAGGTACGCCACGGTGACGCCGTGCTCATCGATCAGCCGCTCCAGAGCGGCGGGTGAGAGCAGTTCCTCCCGGTCGGCGATGACCAGGCAGGCGCCGGTGAGCAGCGCGCCCCAGATCTCGATCGTCGAGGCGTCGGAGGACAGGCCGTAGGCGTGCAGCACCCCGTCGCCCGGGGCGGGCGGGGAGAGTTCGGCATCGGACAGGACCAGGCGGACCACGCCGCGGTGGGAGATCGCGACGGGCTTGGGGCGGCCGGTCGTACCGGAGGTGAACGCCACGTAGGCGCAGTCGGTGGCGGAGCCGGGGCGGGGCGGGTCGGTGCCGGGCGGAGGGCTGCCGGCGGGCCGGTCGAGGGCGCCGACCTCGACCGACGCGCGCAGGCCGCGCACCCGGCGGGTGCTGCCCGGCAGAGTGACGGCGATCCGCAGTCCCGCGTCCTCGGCCATGGCCCGCAGGCGGGCCGGCGGAAGGTCCTCGTCGAGCGGTACGTACGCGCAGCCTGCCTTGAGGATGCCCACCAGCGCCACCAGCGCCTCCAGCGAGCGGCTGCCGCACACGCCGATCAGGTCACCGGCCCGTGCTCCGGAGGCGGTCAGGCGCGCCGCCAGGGCGTCGGCGTGGGCATCGAGCTGCGCGTAGGTCACGGTGCGCTCACCGTGCCGGGCCGCCGGGGCGTGCGGCCGGGCCGCCGCCTGCGCCTCGAACAGCTCCTGGATACGGCTGTTCCGGGGGTAGCCGGACGCGGGCGTGCCGGAGGCCGGCTGGGCCGCGGGCTGGAACAACGGGCGTATCGGAGCGTAGACGTCGGTCATCAAGTCCCTCTCGCTTCAAGGCTTTCGTACGGTGCGGCGACGCGCGGACGGGCGGCTCAGGCCGTGGCGCCGCTGCCCTCGGCCGCGGCCCCTTCGGCGAAGTCCGCCGCGAAGGCGGCGAAATCGGCGCTGCGCCAGCGCTCCGGGCGCATACGGAAGACGACGTCGTCCTTGAGCTGGTCCGCGGTCGCCGCCAGATAGGCGCGCGCTTCCTCGGGGTCCAGGTACCGGTGGGCCAGGGCTTCGCGTACGGCCGGGTCCACCGGGGCCTCCTCGGTGACGGGCCCCTCGACGCTGACGTACCGGTACGGGCGCCCCTCGTCCTGCGCGCACAGGCTGAACCGCCCGGCAGCGCGCAGTAGTTGGGCCTTGACGGTCTGGCGGCCCGTCTCGACCACGATCTCGCCGCCGGGCTCGTAGCCGTACCAGACCGGCACGACCAGGGGCGCCCGGCCGTCGCTTCTGGTGTCGGCGACGCCCAGGACACCGACGCGCGGTTCGGCGAGGAAACGTTCACGGTCGTGGCGCGCCATGGCGGGCAGCATGAAGGAGCTCCTCCGGGTCGGGAAGTGCGGCTGAAGAGGTCCTGTTGTGGTGGGACCGCCGCGAGAACAATCTTGAGAACGAGGGGATCACTCCCCGGCCGAATGCCCGCCAAACATATGCTTTCGACGGTTTTGAGCCGCTTCGTGAGGCGTGACGGGAGGGGCGCGCGGGGCGCTCGGCGGCCGGAAATCACGGCTGCGGACGTGCCGATTCCGCCACTTCCCGTACGGGGGTTACCGGCGGTGCGGCGCTTCCTCACGCGACGGCGGGAACACCGCCGGCCGATGGACACCGCGCGGAACGGCGAAGCCGTCAGGGCTGAAATGTGTGCCCTACACCGCTCCTTCGAGCGCATCGAGATCGGCTCGAATGGTGCTGCAGGTGGACGTGAGAGGCATCACGCCGGACAGGACACCTCGTAGCGCTCAGCCCGCGGAACAGGCAGGACAGGCAGCCCGGCCGGGGTTGCGGCGACGGCGCCGGCAGACGCACCAGGGCCAGTCGAGGCATTCGGGGCACTGGGTGTGCGGGGAAGTGACGGGCCGTCCGCAGGTGCCGCCGCGGCCGGCGCACTCCTGGATCGGGGGCCGGTAGCTCACGGCGTCGGCGAGCGAACGCGCCGCGGCCGGCTTCGGCTCGGCCACATCGTCGTCCGCGTCGGACTCCTCGCGCCGGGCGGACAGCAGCCACCCGCCCCGGC includes:
- a CDS encoding cytochrome P450, giving the protein MTAENHTAQPQAPAPDGIPYDEPLPHYPFSTKGDRLAPELDELRSRCPVARVSTNSGEQAWLVTDYGLAQHVLRDRAFARSVLGEADSPAQDAPILAPELLDAMNHLQQAGLRAEVLRSLGRDQPDLPADWVARVTGEGLDAMIREGAPGDLQRHFAEWVAAQCMCRLLGVPFEDHAWLAVRADLDLTMVTPTPEELARNWEEIRAYMAAHMTARRPGEPRGLVDRLADLNAAHQGLTERQLSNIVSVLFVSGYEDFASFLGVAAYNLLQHPETISAVRAEPETMPQCVEELLRCSVVLGNAIPRFVTADARIGPSQVKKGDMVLLSLDAVNYDSTAFPDPKTFDPTRSPNPHLRFGYGRHHCPGAHLVRRQSEVAFRVLLDRLPGIHLVVPPQEVPWHPNRMAIMAAEIPVAW
- a CDS encoding cytochrome P450 family protein — protein: MSHPEALIPVPEVEPGTAGPPCAYARLRTEAPVVKAQLPNGETGWLISRYEDARAAFADPRLVRPLLSAWPPREGSDAPPPCLPTFLEMTGAHHERVRRTVLPLFGRRRLAFMEPRVRAMAEELLDTMVAGADGGVADLVASYAEPLPLRVLCATVGLPYEDRETYLPHTLALLGASGLTMEEVLAALYALQDYADDLISRKEKTDGEDEDYIRLLLAEARRPDSEITRDDVVSFVVTMLMAGYKTNIQHTGNALLALLTHPEQLKALREAPERTGAAVEELLRYVPLMNAINILVATEDFTLHGQNIRAGDAVVPVPASANRDPDAFAEPDRLDLTRTPNAHIAFGHGPHACTGGHLTRMQLGIAIQVLLERLPGIELAVAADTIPWDESTPLRAPARLPVRW
- a CDS encoding amino acid adenylation domain-containing protein encodes the protein MTDVYAPIRPLFQPAAQPASGTPASGYPRNSRIQELFEAQAAARPHAPAARHGERTVTYAQLDAHADALAARLTASGARAGDLIGVCGSRSLEALVALVGILKAGCAYVPLDEDLPPARLRAMAEDAGLRIAVTLPGSTRRVRGLRASVEVGALDRPAGSPPPGTDPPRPGSATDCAYVAFTSGTTGRPKPVAISHRGVVRLVLSDAELSPPAPGDGVLHAYGLSSDASTIEIWGALLTGACLVIADREELLSPAALERLIDEHGVTVAYLTTSVFHLVARTRPEALARLRFVSAGGEAMDPRLANAVLAACPGTTVVNFYGPTENAVVSTAHVLAPLPDDAAHVPLGRPFGASTCHVVCPDGSLARPGEEGELYVGGDGLALGYLGDPKLTAERFISLPAVEPDGLLYRTGDRAVRHADGQLEYRGRCDRQVKLRGVRIELDEIEARLRAHPEVGEAVVEAEAGSLTAYLTATAPGGLLPLSALRAYCAQWLPAQAVPELVPLDRFPVTSGGKVDRARLKSAAPRPVPAAAQATDEPKADGLLGVLTEVWQRVLRVRPTPQDDFFVLGGDSLLASETVTRTLAVLGIDAALGSSLIRALLAAPTLESFATAVDEARGGSGGKADGQPAVDFARECELGFALPPAHGPAPHPHDPKNVLLTGASGFVGGFLLHQLLRSTDARVHCPVRATTPAHARQRVHTALARYGLHLDEADWQRVECFPGDLTQPRLGLDAGHAEALSRDLDLVLHNGARVNFLYPYEELRPANVDGTREVIRIAAPRRVPVHFISTVAVVAGFGTAGVGEVDEDLPLAHADGLTMGYAESKWVGEGVLRHASAQGLPVAVYRPYEVTGDRTHGACNTETAICSLIKMIAETGMAPDIELPMDFVPVDHLAESVVHIATHRLADGRVYHLTNPRPAMLSDVLDRMRAAGFSLRVMPYDQWVGELVRHVAENPTSATAPFVSLCVDRSRNADMSVKEMYLAGTFPVLGRRNAEEALAGSGLHCPPVDATLLDRYLEYFFTSGYLTRPEPAPVHGKSYATSHTATPGSEHTA
- a CDS encoding pyridoxamine 5'-phosphate oxidase family protein, yielding MLPAMARHDRERFLAEPRVGVLGVADTRSDGRAPLVVPVWYGYEPGGEIVVETGRQTVKAQLLRAAGRFSLCAQDEGRPYRYVSVEGPVTEEAPVDPAVREALAHRYLDPEEARAYLAATADQLKDDVVFRMRPERWRSADFAAFAADFAEGAAAEGSGATA